Proteins from a genomic interval of Nocardioidaceae bacterium:
- a CDS encoding acyl-CoA carboxylase subunit beta: MLEKLADLDGEHAKAVAGGGQKYVDRHHQRGKLLPRERIELLLDEGSPFLELSPLAGWGSDYTVGASLVTGIGVVSGVACVITANDPTVKGGASNPWTVRKGWRAAEIAAENGLPTISLVESGGAELTAQKEIFIPGGRAFRDLTRASKARNPTIALVFGNSTAGGAYIPGMSDYTVFVKEQAKVFLGGPPLVKMATGEESDDETLGGAEMHARTSGLADYLAEDERDALRIGRRIVARLNRGASPRRPPYAEPALPADDLLDLVPVDLTEPFDPREVITRICDGVGPGNEVVFDEFKPLYGSSLVTGWATLHGHPIGILANAQGVLFSEEAQKAAQFIQLANQSHTPLLFLHNTTGYMVGAEYEQGGIIKHGAQMLNAVSNSEVPHLSVIMGASYGAGNYGMNGRAFDPRFLFTWPNAKSAVMGPKQLAGVMSIVSRASAEARGKPFDEEADAGMRSFVEAAVEEASLPFALSGMLYDDGVIDPRDTRTVLGICLSVIAQNPVRGADGFGVFRM; this comes from the coding sequence ATGCTCGAGAAGCTCGCCGACCTGGACGGCGAGCACGCCAAGGCCGTCGCGGGGGGCGGGCAGAAGTACGTCGACCGTCACCACCAGCGCGGCAAGCTGCTGCCGCGCGAGCGCATCGAGCTGCTGCTCGACGAGGGGTCGCCGTTCCTCGAGTTGTCCCCGCTGGCCGGGTGGGGCTCGGACTACACGGTCGGCGCCTCCCTGGTCACCGGCATCGGGGTCGTCTCCGGTGTCGCGTGCGTGATCACCGCCAACGACCCGACCGTCAAGGGTGGCGCGAGCAACCCGTGGACGGTCAGGAAGGGGTGGCGGGCCGCGGAGATCGCGGCCGAGAACGGACTGCCGACGATCTCGCTGGTGGAGTCCGGCGGCGCGGAGCTCACCGCGCAGAAGGAGATCTTCATCCCCGGCGGGCGTGCCTTCCGCGACCTCACGCGGGCGTCGAAGGCACGCAACCCCACGATCGCGCTGGTCTTCGGCAACTCGACCGCGGGCGGGGCGTACATCCCGGGCATGAGCGACTACACGGTCTTCGTGAAAGAGCAGGCCAAGGTCTTCCTCGGCGGGCCGCCGCTGGTCAAGATGGCGACCGGGGAGGAGTCCGACGACGAGACCCTGGGTGGCGCGGAGATGCACGCGCGTACGTCCGGGCTCGCGGACTACCTCGCCGAGGACGAGCGCGACGCGCTGCGCATCGGGCGGCGGATCGTGGCACGGCTGAATCGAGGCGCGAGCCCCCGCCGGCCCCCGTACGCGGAGCCCGCCCTCCCCGCCGACGACCTCCTCGACCTCGTGCCCGTCGACCTCACCGAGCCGTTCGACCCGCGCGAGGTCATCACCCGCATCTGCGACGGGGTCGGGCCGGGCAACGAGGTCGTCTTCGACGAGTTCAAGCCGCTCTACGGCAGCTCGCTCGTCACCGGGTGGGCGACGCTGCACGGCCACCCGATCGGCATCCTCGCCAACGCCCAGGGCGTGCTCTTCAGCGAGGAGGCGCAGAAGGCCGCGCAGTTCATCCAGCTGGCGAACCAGTCCCACACCCCGCTGCTGTTCCTGCACAACACGACCGGCTACATGGTCGGGGCCGAGTACGAGCAGGGCGGCATCATCAAGCACGGCGCCCAGATGCTCAACGCGGTCTCGAACTCCGAGGTGCCGCACCTGAGCGTGATCATGGGGGCGTCGTACGGGGCGGGCAACTACGGCATGAACGGCCGCGCGTTCGACCCGCGCTTCCTGTTCACGTGGCCGAACGCGAAGTCGGCGGTGATGGGCCCCAAGCAGCTCGCCGGCGTCATGTCGATCGTCTCGCGCGCCAGCGCCGAGGCCCGCGGCAAGCCGTTCGACGAGGAGGCGGACGCCGGCATGCGTTCCTTCGTCGAGGCGGCCGTCGAGGAGGCGTCACTGCCGTTCGCGCTGAGCGGGATGCTCTACGACGACGGCGTCATCGACCCACGTGACACCCGCACCGTGCTCGGCATCTGCCTGTCGGTGATCGCCCAGAACCCCGTACGCGGAGCCGACGGCTTCGGCGTCTTCAGGATGTGA
- a CDS encoding SRPBCC family protein, with amino-acid sequence MKLMPDYSRTVEVHMDAPPQQVWDLVSDVTRIGEFSPETFEGRWTRGSTGPEVGATFAGHVKRNGVGPVYWSPCRVTACTPPGQDIAGPAVFEWTVGTDAVTVNNWGYEIEPHPEGGSRVRGYFRIEPNLAMKAYWAVMGRARGNTNVQGMRTTLERMKQVVERGDA; translated from the coding sequence ATGAAGCTCATGCCCGACTACTCCCGCACCGTCGAGGTGCACATGGACGCGCCACCGCAGCAGGTGTGGGACCTCGTCTCCGACGTCACCCGCATCGGTGAGTTCTCGCCGGAGACGTTCGAGGGCAGGTGGACTCGCGGCTCCACGGGCCCCGAGGTGGGCGCGACGTTCGCCGGTCACGTGAAGCGCAACGGGGTCGGCCCCGTGTACTGGTCGCCCTGCCGCGTCACGGCGTGCACGCCGCCCGGCCAGGACATCGCCGGCCCCGCGGTCTTCGAGTGGACCGTCGGCACCGACGCGGTGACCGTCAACAACTGGGGATACGAGATCGAGCCGCACCCCGAGGGCGGGTCGCGCGTACGCGGGTACTTCCGCATCGAGCCGAACCTGGCGATGAAGGCGTACTGGGCCGTGATGGGCCGCGCCCGGGGCAACACCAACGTGCAGGGCATGCGGACGACGCTGGAGCGCATGAAGCAGGTCGTGGAGAGGGGAGACGCATGA
- a CDS encoding acyl-CoA dehydrogenase family protein encodes MRFTYDDPDLTALAESARRFTEREIAPHMDAWEDAGEIPRELHTAAAKAGILGVSFAEEVGGEGGDLAHSVTVSEAMLEAGASSGLLAGLFTHGIALPHMAAHGSSDLVDRFVRPTLAGEKIGALGVTEPGGGSDVAGITTRAVRDGDHFVVNGGKTFITSGDRADFVTTAVRTGEPGHAGVSLLVIEKGTPGFTVDRRLRKMGWHCSDTAELSFADARVPVENVVGPENGGFYLIAEQFVVERIALAVHAYGIAARSLALTHAYAGHRTTFGKPLTDRQVVQHKLVAMRREVEVARAYTWHVVRRHQAAGGTGDVIAEACLAKQTAVEACERVVDQAVQIHGGAGYLHGTEVERHYRDSRILPIGGGATEVLTDLAAKLLGYTAPTS; translated from the coding sequence ATGAGGTTCACCTACGACGACCCCGACCTGACGGCTCTGGCCGAGTCGGCCCGCCGGTTCACCGAGCGCGAGATCGCGCCGCACATGGATGCGTGGGAGGACGCGGGCGAGATCCCGCGCGAGCTGCACACGGCGGCCGCGAAGGCCGGGATCCTCGGGGTCTCCTTCGCCGAGGAGGTCGGCGGGGAGGGTGGCGACCTCGCCCACTCGGTGACCGTCAGCGAGGCGATGCTCGAGGCGGGGGCGTCCTCAGGTCTGCTCGCAGGACTCTTCACCCACGGCATCGCCCTGCCGCACATGGCCGCGCACGGCAGCAGCGACCTGGTCGACCGGTTCGTACGCCCCACCCTGGCGGGGGAGAAGATCGGCGCGCTGGGGGTCACCGAGCCCGGGGGAGGCTCCGACGTCGCGGGCATCACCACCAGGGCCGTCCGCGACGGCGACCACTTCGTCGTCAACGGCGGCAAGACGTTCATCACCTCCGGTGACCGCGCCGACTTCGTGACCACCGCCGTCCGCACCGGCGAGCCCGGCCACGCCGGGGTGAGCCTGCTGGTGATCGAGAAGGGCACGCCCGGGTTCACCGTCGACCGGCGGCTCCGCAAGATGGGGTGGCACTGCTCCGACACCGCCGAGCTCAGCTTCGCCGACGCGCGCGTCCCGGTCGAGAACGTCGTCGGACCGGAGAACGGCGGCTTCTACCTCATCGCCGAGCAGTTCGTCGTCGAGCGCATCGCCCTGGCGGTGCACGCGTACGGCATCGCCGCCCGGAGCCTCGCACTGACCCACGCGTACGCCGGGCACCGCACCACGTTCGGCAAGCCGCTCACCGACCGACAGGTCGTGCAGCACAAGCTCGTCGCGATGAGGCGCGAGGTCGAGGTAGCCCGGGCGTACACGTGGCACGTGGTGCGCCGGCACCAGGCCGCGGGCGGCACGGGGGACGTCATCGCCGAGGCCTGCCTGGCCAAGCAGACCGCCGTCGAGGCCTGCGAGCGGGTCGTCGACCAGGCCGTGCAGATCCACGGCGGCGCCGGCTACCTGCACGGCACCGAGGTGGAGCGGCACTACCGCGACTCCCGCATCCTGCCGATCGGCGGTGGCGCGACCGAGGTGCTGACCGACCTCGCCGCCAAGCTGCTCGGCTACACCGCGCCGACATCCTGA
- a CDS encoding DUF1446 domain-containing protein, producing MTTPLLVGNCSGFYGDRLSAMREMLEGGPLDVLTGDYLAELTMLILGRDQMKDPSLGYALTVVRQAEDCLGLLLEKQVRLVVNAGGLNPAGLADRLGEVAGGLGLDPLIAHVAGDDLRPRAAELGFDGALTANAYLGGTGIASALARGADVVVTGRVTDASLVVGAGMWAHGWVADGSALDEIAGAMACGHVLECGAHATGGNFSGFLDLTPAQRSAPLGFPLAELHDDGSSVVTKHPGTGGAVTVDTVTAQLVYEVQSARYLGPDATLLLDTVEVTSDGEDRVRLSGIRGDAPPEQLKVSVNEFGGFRNTVEFVLTGLDIEAKADWVRTQVEEALDRTGRRPHRVDWTLARTDHPDADTQEGASARLRCAVADRDDKVVGRAFASAGVELALASYPGFHVTAPPGPASPYGVHRAGFVDRADVVEEVVLHGEPRSERGRATADRRGGLPGGGRGPTTPSAPSSLQGGQAHPRPTTTPGPAAAPDARPSRGSVRVPLGSFVHARSGDKGGDANLGLWVSDDGSPVYSARVDWLLETVTPDWVRDLLPEAAELEVEVHALPNLGGVNVLIHGLLGEGVAASTRFDPQAKALGEWARSRHVDIPTDLLEGPR from the coding sequence GTGACCACCCCCCTCCTCGTCGGCAACTGCTCCGGCTTCTACGGCGACCGTCTCTCCGCGATGCGGGAGATGCTCGAGGGCGGGCCGCTGGACGTGCTGACCGGCGACTACCTCGCCGAGCTGACCATGCTGATCCTCGGACGCGACCAGATGAAGGACCCCTCCCTGGGGTACGCGTTGACGGTCGTACGCCAGGCCGAGGACTGCCTCGGGCTGCTGCTGGAGAAGCAGGTGCGCCTCGTCGTCAACGCCGGGGGACTCAACCCGGCCGGGCTCGCCGACAGGCTCGGTGAGGTCGCCGGCGGCCTCGGACTCGACCCGCTCATCGCCCACGTCGCCGGCGACGACCTGCGGCCGCGTGCCGCCGAGCTCGGCTTCGACGGAGCACTGACCGCGAACGCCTACCTCGGCGGCACCGGCATCGCCTCAGCCCTGGCGCGCGGTGCCGACGTGGTGGTCACGGGCCGCGTCACCGACGCCAGCCTCGTGGTCGGCGCCGGCATGTGGGCCCACGGCTGGGTCGCCGACGGATCCGCTCTCGACGAGATCGCCGGAGCCATGGCCTGCGGGCACGTGCTCGAGTGCGGCGCCCACGCGACCGGGGGCAACTTCTCCGGCTTCCTCGACCTCACGCCCGCCCAGCGGTCGGCGCCGCTGGGCTTCCCCCTCGCCGAGCTGCACGACGACGGGTCGTCGGTCGTCACCAAGCACCCCGGAACCGGCGGCGCGGTCACGGTCGACACGGTCACCGCACAGCTGGTCTACGAGGTGCAGTCCGCCCGCTACCTCGGCCCCGACGCGACGCTGCTGCTCGACACCGTCGAGGTCACGAGTGACGGTGAGGACCGCGTACGCCTCTCCGGCATCCGCGGCGACGCCCCGCCGGAGCAGCTCAAGGTCTCGGTGAACGAGTTCGGGGGGTTCCGCAACACCGTCGAGTTCGTCCTCACCGGCCTCGACATCGAGGCGAAGGCCGACTGGGTGCGTACGCAGGTCGAGGAGGCCCTGGACCGGACGGGCCGCCGCCCGCACCGCGTCGACTGGACCCTCGCCCGCACCGACCACCCCGACGCCGACACGCAGGAGGGAGCGTCCGCGCGTCTGCGCTGCGCCGTCGCCGACCGGGACGACAAGGTCGTCGGCCGCGCCTTCGCCTCCGCCGGCGTCGAGCTGGCACTGGCCTCCTACCCCGGCTTCCACGTCACGGCCCCGCCCGGACCGGCGAGCCCGTACGGGGTGCACCGTGCCGGGTTCGTCGACCGCGCGGACGTGGTCGAGGAGGTCGTGCTGCACGGTGAGCCGCGGTCGGAACGGGGCCGCGCGACGGCCGACCGTCGGGGCGGCCTCCCCGGGGGTGGCCGTGGGCCAACCACCCCTTCCGCTCCTTCGTCGCTCCAGGGGGGCCAGGCCCATCCACGGCCCACGACCACCCCCGGTCCGGCCGCTGCCCCGGACGCCCGGCCGTCGCGCGGCTCCGTGCGCGTGCCGCTCGGGTCGTTCGTGCACGCGCGGTCGGGCGACAAGGGAGGCGATGCGAACCTCGGACTCTGGGTGAGCGATGACGGTTCGCCCGTGTACAGCGCGCGGGTCGACTGGCTCCTCGAGACGGTGACCCCCGACTGGGTCCGCGACCTGCTGCCCGAGGCCGCCGAGCTCGAGGTCGAGGTGCACGCCCTGCCGAATCTCGGCGGCGTGAACGTGCTGATCCACGGGTTGCTCGGTGAGGGCGTGGCCGCCTCGACGAGGTTCGACCCGCAGGCCAAGGCGCTGGGTGAGTGGGCCCGCAGCCGACATGTCGACATACCGACCGACCTCCTGGAGGGACCACGATGA
- a CDS encoding TIGR03084 family protein: protein MADDRLEQVLTDLDTLGDQLAAALEGRPEDDWRTPTPAEGWDVAATIAHLAWTDEAAVLAARAHRDGPGEDGKAAWDALVLEAMGDPDGFVDAAALGGGAAAPSELVDRWRTSRRELAEALRAVPDGVKLPWFGPPMSPTSMATARCMETWAHAQDVYDALGVDADPTPGLRQVCHLGVRTRGFSFANAGRPVPEREVRVELTAPDGSTWTWGPGSPQDAADRVTGPALDFALLVTQRRHRADLALTAVGEAADAWLDLAQAFAGPPGGGREPRS, encoded by the coding sequence ATGGCTGATGACCGGCTCGAGCAGGTGCTCACCGACCTCGACACCCTCGGCGACCAGCTCGCCGCGGCGCTCGAAGGACGCCCCGAGGACGACTGGCGTACGCCCACCCCGGCCGAGGGCTGGGACGTCGCTGCCACGATCGCCCACCTCGCCTGGACCGACGAGGCCGCCGTGCTCGCGGCACGCGCCCATCGCGACGGCCCGGGTGAGGACGGAAAGGCCGCCTGGGACGCGCTCGTGCTCGAGGCGATGGGCGACCCCGACGGGTTCGTCGACGCCGCCGCCCTCGGCGGTGGCGCGGCAGCCCCGAGCGAGCTGGTCGACCGGTGGCGTACGTCGCGCCGCGAGCTCGCCGAGGCTCTGCGCGCCGTGCCGGACGGGGTGAAGCTGCCGTGGTTCGGCCCGCCCATGAGCCCGACCTCGATGGCGACGGCGCGCTGCATGGAGACGTGGGCCCACGCACAGGACGTGTACGACGCCCTCGGCGTGGACGCCGACCCCACGCCCGGTCTGCGGCAGGTGTGCCACCTGGGGGTGCGTACGCGGGGCTTCTCCTTCGCCAACGCCGGCCGGCCGGTGCCCGAGCGGGAGGTGCGTGTCGAGCTGACCGCCCCCGACGGCTCGACCTGGACCTGGGGCCCTGGGTCGCCGCAGGACGCGGCCGACCGCGTCACCGGCCCCGCCCTCGACTTCGCCCTGCTCGTCACCCAGCGGCGGCACCGCGCCGACCTGGCCCTGACGGCGGTGGGAGAGGCGGCCGACGCGTGGCTCGACCTCGCCCAGGCGTTCGCGGGCCCGCCCGGGGGCGGACGGGAGCCGCGCTCGTGA
- a CDS encoding TetR/AcrR family transcriptional regulator, which produces MRRRLLDACVEALVELGWSGTTTTEVSRRAGVSRGAQLHHFPSKSELVVAAVAHLSEQREAEMTAASASLPDGAGRTRAVLEELAAHFTSPVFTAALELWVAARTDPELLAVVAPLEQEVGRTVHRRAVELLGADESRPGVRELVQATLDLVRGLGLAQTLGDDSARRARILDGWSEVLDTRLDRTTTPGGSDG; this is translated from the coding sequence ATGCGGCGCCGCCTGCTCGACGCCTGCGTCGAGGCCCTCGTCGAGCTCGGCTGGTCGGGTACCACGACCACCGAGGTCTCGCGTCGCGCCGGCGTCAGCCGCGGCGCGCAGCTGCACCACTTCCCGAGCAAGAGCGAGCTGGTCGTGGCGGCCGTCGCGCACCTCTCCGAGCAGCGGGAGGCCGAGATGACGGCCGCGTCCGCGTCGCTGCCCGACGGCGCCGGACGTACGCGGGCCGTGCTGGAGGAGCTCGCCGCGCACTTCACCAGCCCCGTCTTCACCGCAGCACTGGAGCTGTGGGTCGCCGCCCGTACCGACCCCGAGCTGCTGGCCGTCGTCGCCCCGCTCGAGCAGGAGGTCGGCCGCACCGTCCACCGCCGGGCAGTCGAGCTGCTCGGAGCCGACGAGTCCCGGCCGGGCGTACGCGAGCTCGTGCAGGCCACGCTCGACCTGGTTCGCGGTCTGGGCCTCGCCCAGACGCTCGGCGACGACTCGGCGCGACGCGCCCGCATCCTCGACGGTTGGTCCGAGGTGCTCGACACCCGACTCGACCGCACCACGACACCAGGAGGCTCCGATGGCTGA
- a CDS encoding ABC transporter permease, translated as MSEQTVRSRGGSRLDLTPQQLAGWRGAFVDSATVAKRNLIKIKRVPEILVGTTVAPIMFILLFAYVFGGAIDPSGGGAGYREFLIAGIFAQNVIFGSTTTGAALAQDIQSGVIDRLRTLPMSPSAVLAGRTLADVLNNVILLAVMSLTGLLVGWRIRNGVLDAVIGFGLLLLFAYAFSWIMAYVGMLAPSPEVIQQVSFVVIFPVTFIANTFVPLAGLPSFLRTIAEWNPVSSITQAARDRFGNPDPAGLRVEDLPWSLANPELYTLIWIVIILAVFVPLARMQYRRATSR; from the coding sequence ATGAGCGAGCAGACGGTGCGGTCCCGCGGGGGCAGCCGGCTCGACCTGACACCGCAGCAGCTCGCCGGGTGGCGGGGCGCCTTCGTCGACTCGGCGACGGTGGCCAAGCGCAACCTGATCAAGATCAAGCGGGTGCCGGAGATCCTCGTCGGCACCACGGTCGCGCCGATCATGTTCATCCTGCTGTTCGCCTACGTCTTCGGCGGCGCGATCGACCCCTCCGGCGGGGGCGCGGGCTACCGCGAGTTCCTCATCGCCGGCATCTTCGCGCAGAACGTCATCTTCGGCTCGACGACCACGGGCGCGGCGTTGGCCCAGGACATCCAGTCGGGCGTCATCGACCGTCTGCGCACGCTGCCGATGTCGCCGTCAGCGGTGCTCGCGGGCCGCACGTTGGCCGACGTGCTCAACAACGTCATCCTGCTGGCGGTGATGAGCCTGACCGGACTCCTGGTCGGATGGCGCATCCGCAACGGGGTGCTCGACGCGGTGATCGGCTTCGGGCTGCTGCTGCTCTTCGCGTACGCGTTCAGCTGGATCATGGCCTACGTCGGCATGCTGGCCCCGAGCCCCGAGGTGATCCAGCAGGTCAGCTTCGTGGTGATCTTCCCGGTCACCTTCATCGCCAACACGTTCGTCCCCCTGGCCGGACTGCCGAGCTTCCTGCGCACCATCGCGGAGTGGAACCCGGTCTCCTCGATCACCCAGGCCGCCCGTGACCGCTTCGGGAACCCGGACCCCGCGGGACTGCGTGTGGAGGACCTGCCGTGGTCGCTGGCGAACCCCGAGCTCTACACCCTGATCTGGATCGTCATCATCCTCGCGGTGTTCGTGCCGCTGGCCCGGATGCAGTACAGGCGGGCCACCTCCCGGTGA
- a CDS encoding ATP-binding cassette domain-containing protein — translation MDEMAVRAHGLVKTYGSLRALDGLDLEVPRGSVLGVLGPNGAGKSTAVKVLTTLIKPDSGHAEVSGIDVVRDPVGVRLKIGVSGQYAAVDEYLTGFENLEMVGRLYHLGRDTARARARELLEQFSLTDAADRPAKGYSGGMRRRLDLAGAIVAQPPVIFLDEPTTGLDPRSRTEMWDVVRDLVGGGTTVFLTTQYLEEADQLADSILVIDAGRAIAEGTADELKSEVGGERIEIVVGRPDQVEQTRSVLATYAVGEVVVDAERRTLRAPVEGGAGTLTRALRELDDADVALDEVGLLRPTLDDVFLSLTGRSTAEADQDDQEVPA, via the coding sequence ATGGACGAGATGGCCGTGCGCGCGCACGGACTGGTGAAGACCTACGGCTCGTTACGGGCTCTCGACGGGCTCGACCTGGAGGTGCCCCGGGGCTCCGTCCTGGGTGTGCTGGGCCCCAACGGTGCGGGCAAGTCGACGGCGGTGAAGGTGCTGACGACCCTCATCAAGCCGGACTCGGGACACGCCGAGGTCTCCGGCATCGACGTGGTGCGCGACCCCGTCGGGGTGCGGCTCAAGATCGGGGTGTCGGGGCAGTACGCGGCCGTCGACGAGTACCTGACGGGCTTCGAGAACCTCGAGATGGTCGGTCGGCTCTACCACCTGGGGCGTGACACGGCGCGGGCCCGGGCGCGCGAGCTGCTGGAGCAGTTCTCGCTGACCGACGCCGCCGACCGGCCGGCCAAGGGCTACTCCGGCGGCATGCGCCGCCGGCTCGACCTGGCCGGCGCGATCGTGGCCCAGCCGCCGGTGATCTTCCTGGACGAGCCGACCACCGGCCTGGACCCGCGCAGCCGCACCGAGATGTGGGACGTCGTGCGCGACCTCGTCGGCGGGGGCACGACGGTGTTCCTGACGACGCAGTACCTCGAGGAGGCCGACCAGCTCGCCGACTCGATCCTCGTCATCGACGCCGGCCGTGCGATCGCGGAGGGCACCGCCGACGAGCTGAAGAGCGAGGTCGGCGGTGAGCGCATCGAGATCGTCGTCGGCCGGCCCGACCAGGTGGAGCAGACGCGGTCGGTGCTGGCGACGTACGCCGTGGGCGAGGTCGTGGTGGACGCCGAGAGACGTACGCTGCGGGCGCCCGTCGAGGGCGGCGCCGGCACCCTGACGCGCGCGCTGCGCGAGCTCGACGACGCCGATGTGGCCCTGGACGAGGTCGGCCTGCTCCGTCCGACGCTCGACGACGTGTTCCTCAGCCTGACCGGGCGGTCGACCGCCGAGGCCGACCAGGACGACCAGGAGGTCCCCGCATGA
- a CDS encoding class F sortase — MVAIGTGLFGLGDDGADDAGSSRTAAVRIADGPERTALRKAAPPTGLTIPALSLKARVLPIEVSPDGVLDPPGDVSAVGWWERSSPVAARRGQTVLTGHSVHDGGGVMDDLEQLTRGDRVKTFHDGAMARYRVTSVRTWSKAELAERNEQIFAQDRGRGRLVLITCEDWNGSDWESNVVVMAKPVRRG; from the coding sequence ATGGTCGCGATCGGCACAGGGCTGTTCGGTCTGGGTGACGACGGTGCCGACGACGCAGGAAGCTCCCGCACCGCGGCCGTACGCATCGCCGACGGGCCGGAGCGCACGGCTCTGCGCAAGGCGGCGCCCCCGACGGGACTCACGATCCCGGCTCTGAGCCTGAAGGCCCGGGTGCTGCCGATCGAGGTCTCTCCCGACGGTGTGCTGGACCCGCCCGGTGACGTCTCCGCGGTCGGATGGTGGGAGCGCTCCTCGCCCGTGGCCGCACGTCGGGGGCAGACGGTCCTCACCGGTCACTCCGTGCACGACGGCGGGGGCGTGATGGACGACCTCGAGCAGCTGACCCGCGGAGACCGCGTGAAGACGTTCCACGACGGCGCGATGGCGCGCTACCGGGTGACCTCGGTGCGGACGTGGTCCAAGGCGGAGCTGGCCGAGCGCAACGAGCAGATCTTCGCCCAGGACCGCGGTCGGGGCCGGCTGGTGCTGATCACCTGCGAGGACTGGAACGGCAGCGACTGGGAGTCCAACGTCGTCGTCATGGCGAAGCCGGTGCGGCGGGGCTGA
- a CDS encoding class F sortase → MTVYGTTAAAHDVWSDGTRDSAPPGLATPATPASPTSSSDAVAAASPSPAQGDASRIGRRTPVGEAAPPTGITVPALGMKARVVPVEVSPDGVLDPPSDVSLVGWWQRSAPLGVESGQTVLTGHSVHDGGGVMDDLEQLETGDRVRVFSEGALARYRVADVEVWSKAELAERALEIFGQDRDPDRLVLVTCEDWNGSDWESNVVVTADPV, encoded by the coding sequence ATGACGGTGTACGGCACGACCGCGGCCGCGCACGACGTGTGGTCCGACGGGACCCGCGACAGCGCTCCGCCCGGGTTGGCGACACCGGCGACACCGGCGTCACCGACGTCGTCCTCCGATGCCGTCGCGGCGGCATCGCCGTCCCCGGCTCAGGGCGACGCGAGCCGCATCGGACGACGTACGCCGGTGGGCGAGGCCGCGCCACCCACGGGCATCACGGTGCCCGCGCTCGGCATGAAGGCCCGCGTGGTCCCCGTGGAGGTCTCACCCGACGGGGTACTCGACCCGCCCTCCGACGTCTCGCTGGTCGGCTGGTGGCAGCGCTCGGCCCCGCTGGGGGTGGAGTCCGGACAGACCGTGCTCACGGGCCACTCGGTGCACGACGGTGGCGGCGTCATGGACGACCTCGAGCAGCTCGAGACCGGTGACCGGGTACGGGTCTTCAGCGAGGGTGCGCTCGCGCGCTACCGCGTCGCGGACGTCGAGGTCTGGAGCAAGGCGGAGCTCGCAGAGCGGGCTCTGGAGATCTTCGGTCAGGACCGTGACCCCGACCGGCTGGTCCTCGTCACCTGTGAGGACTGGAACGGGTCGGACTGGGAGTCCAACGTCGTCGTTACCGCCGATCCCGTCTGA
- a CDS encoding acetoacetate decarboxylase family protein → MTHPPAPWHLRGDLWCSTFWLSRSHETRGPGGERPRGLYGCALVDYRSGGVLTYRELLVARLRRPLPTRVTITDIWVDSEVSLAGGRRLWAIPKGMADLQFEGAGDGGSGMRLDAEVTLPSSEPVPGSVVSVTARTVGPLAVPAPFSFGTRQQREHVPDATPQDRGEVVTTVAGRARVAPARSTWEFAPDGALAWLRDARQVASFVAADFSMSFG, encoded by the coding sequence GTGACCCACCCCCCGGCTCCCTGGCACCTGCGCGGAGACCTGTGGTGCTCGACCTTCTGGCTCAGCCGCTCGCACGAGACCCGGGGACCGGGCGGTGAGCGCCCGCGTGGCCTGTACGGGTGCGCGCTCGTCGACTACCGCTCGGGCGGCGTGCTGACCTACCGCGAGCTGCTGGTGGCCCGACTGCGACGTCCCTTGCCGACGCGGGTGACCATCACCGACATCTGGGTGGACTCGGAGGTCTCGCTCGCGGGCGGCCGGAGGCTGTGGGCCATCCCGAAGGGCATGGCCGACCTGCAGTTCGAGGGCGCCGGCGACGGCGGCTCCGGTATGCGCCTGGACGCCGAGGTGACGCTGCCGTCCAGCGAGCCCGTGCCGGGGTCGGTCGTCTCGGTCACCGCTCGCACCGTCGGGCCCCTCGCCGTCCCGGCCCCGTTCTCCTTCGGCACCCGGCAGCAGCGCGAGCACGTGCCGGACGCGACACCGCAGGACCGCGGCGAGGTGGTCACGACCGTGGCGGGGCGCGCCCGGGTCGCCCCGGCACGCTCGACCTGGGAGTTCGCGCCCGACGGAGCCCTGGCCTGGCTCCGGGACGCCCGACAGGTCGCCTCGTTCGTCGCCGCCGACTTCTCGATGTCTTTCGGCTGA